Proteins encoded by one window of Thermococcus sp. Bubb.Bath:
- a CDS encoding S8 family serine peptidase, whose translation MNRKALSLLVVFVMALAIVPATSLPSVAASGTNSIHQTTIQQTPIMPVNKQIDKLLNGNEKEVHVIIAPARNKAMEVYKAIEKIGKIDPISKPEYQFIVATIPRKNLGKLKQIGGIIGIWKDHTVRLQKPVVPEAGLSPIHRSLPPIHRPTDTTSNGTMAPNMTFGWWDFGQFVTQAYNVWHDYNDLGDNVTVAVLDTGVDVGQPYLQRTLDGKRKIIDVYDDTDEGIAQLFYETNTTHNGFITVNMTVPVYWGAYYKYYGHKEFTNYTMGTYYVGNISGSEYYLGLLPERYFDFNNFTGYNPYSEGTYGDLRNVYPVLIVNESGNMVAYIDFNLDNNFTDDQPMGLYDLTGDYVQTPKTKVDVAFARVHIGNMNNSENYPVDIPYGAGIGYAMFMWDSFGHGTHVSGTIAGVGLPNDPVFSGDYGMAPDAQLMEVKVLAGQQGFGMDSWIINGMFYAAFHGADVISMSLGGLATYNDGLEDPAIFYANLITAQFGVTFAIAAGNDGPTTNTVGSPGDSDLVITVGAFRSSYLWKTVAQYLYGLPSPVEGVANTVASFSSRGPRMDGLLEPDVIAPGEMIFSSLPLYYTVLDNNSYGYYGIWDGTSMATPHVSGAVALLISYAKAHGLSYNPLMIRRALEMGAMPVEEATPIDQGFGLIQVENSIKILQNLSSQPTTYIYGGTTWTGFRNELGEKKIPLSPAYVEFNSYFYNMGLPYLYRGVYIRNEFPESVPLYFYPMGYYPGYGLDNIPATTYHISSSDSWIIPMASNVVAGNGTLGAFSIQIDYSQLQPGHIYVGFVYIDDPRTSYIDGFIPVIVDMPMNPNGESHATLSDTALPGVAKHYYYQVAPGTKELKVTLQVPLDENGTPMGRTTLMIAKPNGEVAAAYVPGYWFVGPGLPEYTWTIKDPEPGTWEITAYTSTFTKARTGYDESHYTITVETLGITLIPDKIHANMANPGEIQTIVSVKNNNYGTFHAQLSGMGMGRLDSTHVMIRNVNQDAWDVIRVIPVSNDDYYLRVGITQPEDPSADLDLYVFYFPTYEDLMNFTNYTVYTNQIGPTSYESFEKFMPAPGYYLIAVYGYYTAGYNPIHYLFYYQLLGGNSGDITVTPDLIVPNNDIRAAYVGIKIPANGTYLGAIKVKDATTGEVIGCYPIIVQVGLPKMGLTAYAEEPISIGQSTKIKIIAYDPQTMTSITKGTTEFIINGKSYYTDNGVLEFSYTPKSFGDRLIVKAINPDYQDAAAVFTIQELDKNAKFRYYEKLYLEEASMYETLLENASQVLPQRYYLIVSIVTGRYNSLAHWYYNKAESLEGTNLALAEQYMKKAYILEKKANYILQIFIARFGGRD comes from the coding sequence ATGAACAGAAAAGCCCTTAGCCTCTTGGTTGTTTTTGTTATGGCACTGGCCATCGTTCCAGCGACCTCGCTACCTTCTGTAGCAGCCAGCGGAACGAATAGTATTCACCAGACGACTATTCAGCAGACCCCGATAATGCCAGTCAACAAGCAGATCGACAAACTGCTGAACGGAAACGAGAAGGAAGTACACGTCATCATAGCACCGGCCAGGAACAAGGCCATGGAAGTTTACAAAGCGATAGAAAAGATCGGCAAAATAGACCCGATCAGCAAGCCGGAGTACCAATTCATTGTCGCCACGATCCCGCGCAAGAACCTTGGGAAGCTCAAGCAGATCGGCGGCATAATCGGAATCTGGAAGGATCACACAGTCAGGCTTCAAAAACCAGTGGTACCCGAAGCTGGTCTCTCACCTATTCACAGGTCCCTCCCACCCATCCACAGACCCACTGACACGACCTCCAATGGAACTATGGCCCCCAACATGACCTTCGGCTGGTGGGACTTCGGTCAGTTCGTAACCCAGGCCTACAACGTCTGGCACGACTATAACGACCTGGGTGACAACGTTACCGTCGCCGTTCTCGACACCGGCGTTGACGTTGGCCAACCGTACCTCCAGAGAACCCTCGACGGGAAGAGGAAGATAATCGATGTGTACGATGACACTGACGAGGGGATCGCCCAGTTATTCTACGAGACCAACACAACTCACAACGGGTTCATCACGGTTAACATGACCGTCCCCGTCTACTGGGGCGCCTACTACAAGTACTATGGGCACAAGGAGTTCACCAACTATACGATGGGAACCTACTACGTGGGTAACATAAGCGGAAGCGAGTACTACCTCGGCCTCCTCCCGGAGAGGTACTTCGACTTCAACAACTTTACTGGATACAACCCGTACAGCGAAGGAACCTATGGGGACCTGAGAAACGTTTATCCAGTCCTCATTGTAAACGAAAGTGGTAACATGGTTGCTTACATCGACTTCAACCTCGACAACAACTTCACCGACGACCAGCCGATGGGCCTCTACGACCTGACAGGGGATTACGTCCAGACCCCCAAGACCAAGGTGGACGTTGCCTTCGCCAGGGTGCACATAGGTAACATGAACAACTCTGAGAACTATCCAGTTGACATCCCATACGGAGCCGGCATAGGATACGCCATGTTTATGTGGGATTCATTCGGTCACGGAACCCACGTTAGCGGCACGATAGCCGGAGTTGGCCTTCCGAACGATCCCGTCTTCAGCGGTGACTACGGAATGGCACCTGATGCCCAGCTCATGGAAGTTAAGGTTCTGGCCGGTCAGCAGGGCTTTGGAATGGACAGCTGGATAATCAACGGCATGTTCTATGCGGCTTTCCACGGTGCCGATGTTATAAGCATGTCCCTTGGTGGACTTGCAACGTATAATGACGGCCTCGAGGATCCGGCGATATTCTACGCCAACCTCATAACCGCCCAATTTGGCGTTACCTTCGCTATAGCGGCCGGCAACGACGGTCCCACGACCAACACGGTGGGCTCGCCAGGTGACAGCGACCTCGTCATAACCGTCGGTGCGTTCCGTTCAAGCTACCTCTGGAAAACAGTTGCTCAGTATCTATATGGTCTTCCGTCCCCTGTGGAGGGAGTCGCAAACACAGTTGCAAGCTTCTCAAGCAGAGGCCCGAGGATGGACGGCCTCTTAGAGCCAGATGTCATAGCCCCAGGTGAGATGATATTCTCCAGCCTGCCGCTCTACTACACTGTCTTAGACAACAACTCCTATGGATACTACGGCATTTGGGATGGGACTTCAATGGCAACTCCTCACGTCAGCGGCGCCGTTGCACTCCTCATAAGCTACGCCAAGGCCCACGGTCTCAGCTACAACCCACTCATGATAAGGCGCGCCCTTGAGATGGGAGCGATGCCAGTTGAGGAGGCCACACCAATCGACCAGGGCTTCGGCCTCATCCAGGTGGAGAACTCAATCAAGATCCTCCAGAACCTCAGCTCCCAGCCGACAACATATATCTACGGTGGAACCACCTGGACCGGCTTCAGGAACGAACTCGGGGAGAAGAAGATACCTCTCAGCCCGGCTTACGTTGAGTTCAACAGTTACTTCTACAACATGGGGCTTCCTTACCTCTACCGCGGTGTCTACATCAGGAACGAGTTCCCAGAAAGCGTGCCGCTCTACTTCTACCCGATGGGTTACTACCCAGGCTACGGCCTTGATAATATCCCCGCCACGACATATCACATAAGCTCCAGCGACAGCTGGATAATACCCATGGCCAGCAATGTGGTAGCGGGTAACGGAACGCTCGGTGCGTTCTCAATCCAGATCGACTACTCCCAGCTCCAGCCGGGCCACATCTACGTTGGCTTCGTCTACATCGACGATCCGAGGACGAGCTACATCGACGGCTTCATACCGGTCATCGTCGACATGCCGATGAACCCGAACGGTGAGAGCCATGCCACGCTCAGCGACACTGCCCTTCCGGGTGTCGCCAAGCACTACTACTACCAGGTAGCCCCAGGTACCAAGGAGCTCAAGGTAACCCTCCAGGTTCCTCTTGACGAGAACGGAACGCCCATGGGCAGGACTACCCTCATGATAGCCAAGCCCAACGGAGAGGTAGCCGCTGCCTACGTTCCAGGATACTGGTTCGTCGGTCCGGGGCTCCCGGAGTACACGTGGACTATTAAAGACCCAGAACCTGGAACCTGGGAAATAACCGCTTATACAAGCACCTTTACCAAGGCTAGGACAGGTTATGACGAGTCCCACTACACTATAACCGTTGAAACATTGGGTATCACTCTTATTCCAGATAAGATACATGCCAACATGGCAAACCCCGGAGAGATACAAACTATCGTAAGTGTCAAAAACAATAACTACGGCACATTCCATGCCCAGCTCTCAGGTATGGGAATGGGAAGACTTGACAGTACCCACGTAATGATCCGGAATGTTAATCAGGACGCTTGGGACGTGATTAGAGTTATTCCAGTATCCAATGATGATTACTACCTCCGCGTCGGCATAACGCAGCCCGAAGACCCAAGTGCAGACCTCGACCTCTACGTGTTCTACTTCCCGACCTACGAGGACCTCATGAACTTCACTAATTACACAGTTTATACAAACCAGATCGGACCAACCTCCTATGAGTCATTTGAGAAGTTCATGCCGGCCCCAGGATACTATCTCATAGCAGTATATGGATACTATACGGCAGGGTACAACCCAATCCACTACCTGTTCTATTACCAGCTCCTCGGAGGGAACAGCGGTGATATAACTGTCACCCCAGATCTTATCGTCCCGAATAACGACATTAGAGCAGCATATGTTGGTATCAAGATCCCAGCCAACGGAACATACTTGGGTGCTATCAAAGTTAAGGACGCAACAACTGGAGAGGTCATTGGATGTTATCCAATAATAGTCCAGGTCGGCCTTCCGAAGATGGGACTTACAGCCTACGCTGAGGAACCGATAAGTATAGGACAATCCACCAAGATAAAGATAATCGCTTATGACCCCCAGACCATGACGAGCATAACTAAAGGAACCACTGAGTTCATAATCAACGGAAAATCCTACTACACCGACAACGGTGTGCTTGA
- the ppsA gene encoding phosphoenolpyruvate synthase, with amino-acid sequence MSEYRFVKWFEELGKGDVALVGGKGANLGELTNAGIPVPPGFCVTAEAYKYFVENVKVSKADIEKIMGERAKSGVLAEVLASAPEEARPLQDWVMDIASRTNVDDSRELLDNTAVIRELIDSMPMPEEIKTEVLDAYHKLSQKFNQDAVYVAVRSSATAEDLPEASFAGQQETYLDVYGDEDLLENVRKCWASLWTARATFYRAKQGFDHRRVYLSAVVQKMVNSETSGVMFTANPVTNDRNEIMINGAWGLGEAVVSGAVSPDEYIVEKGTWKIKEKYIAEKEVMYVRNPETGKGTVLVKVADFLGPEYVKKQVLTEEQIIEVAQMGAKIEAHYQYPQDIEWAYDKDDGKLYIVQSRPITTLKETKTEEAEEVTEEMEVILKGLGASPGVGAGKVVIVLDVNDIDKVKEGDVLVTTMTNPDMVPAMKRASAIVTDEGGRTCHAAIVGRELGIPTVVGTKEATKKLKDGMLITVDGTRGVVYKGIVKSLVKEEKEKAESKVVVAGAPLITATEVKVNVSMPEVAERAAATGADGVGLLRAEHMILGIGAHPVKFIKEGREEELVEKLVEGIRKVVEAFYPRRVWYRTLDAPTNEFRELPGGEDEPVERNPMLGWRGIRRGLDQPELLRAEFKAIKRLVDEGYDNIGVMLPLVSYPEQVRQAKEIALSVGLIPHKDVEWGVMIETPASALIIEDLIKEGLDFVSFGTNDLTQYTLAIDRDNERVFKLYDEKHPAVLKLIENVIKTCKKYGVETSICGQAGSDPKMVKLLVRMGIDSISANPDAVELVRKTVYREEQRMMLEAARKALE; translated from the coding sequence ATGAGTGAATACAGGTTTGTGAAGTGGTTTGAGGAGCTCGGAAAGGGCGATGTTGCCCTTGTAGGTGGAAAAGGTGCCAACCTTGGTGAACTAACCAACGCGGGCATTCCTGTTCCGCCCGGGTTCTGTGTCACGGCCGAGGCTTACAAGTACTTCGTTGAGAACGTTAAGGTTAGCAAGGCTGATATAGAGAAGATAATGGGTGAGAGGGCCAAGAGCGGCGTTCTCGCCGAGGTTCTCGCCAGCGCTCCGGAGGAGGCCAGACCCCTCCAGGACTGGGTTATGGACATAGCTTCCAGGACCAACGTTGACGACAGCAGGGAGCTCCTTGACAACACCGCCGTCATAAGGGAGCTCATAGACAGCATGCCGATGCCGGAAGAGATAAAGACCGAGGTTCTCGATGCCTACCACAAGCTCAGCCAGAAGTTCAACCAGGACGCGGTTTACGTCGCAGTTAGGAGCTCGGCCACCGCTGAGGACCTTCCAGAGGCTTCCTTCGCCGGCCAGCAAGAGACCTACCTCGACGTTTACGGCGACGAGGACCTCCTTGAGAATGTGAGAAAGTGCTGGGCCAGCCTCTGGACCGCCCGCGCTACGTTCTACAGGGCAAAGCAGGGCTTCGACCACAGGAGGGTTTACCTCTCAGCGGTCGTCCAGAAGATGGTCAACAGTGAGACCAGCGGCGTCATGTTCACCGCCAACCCAGTCACCAACGACAGGAACGAAATAATGATCAACGGTGCTTGGGGACTCGGTGAGGCTGTCGTCAGCGGTGCCGTTTCACCCGACGAGTACATAGTTGAAAAGGGCACTTGGAAGATAAAGGAGAAGTACATCGCCGAGAAGGAGGTCATGTACGTCCGCAACCCCGAGACCGGTAAGGGAACCGTTCTCGTCAAGGTCGCCGACTTCCTCGGCCCGGAGTACGTCAAGAAGCAGGTTCTCACCGAGGAGCAGATTATCGAGGTCGCCCAGATGGGTGCCAAGATAGAGGCACACTACCAGTACCCGCAGGACATCGAGTGGGCCTACGACAAGGACGACGGCAAGCTCTACATCGTCCAGAGCAGGCCGATAACCACCCTCAAGGAGACCAAGACCGAGGAAGCTGAGGAGGTTACCGAGGAGATGGAGGTCATCCTCAAGGGTCTCGGAGCTTCACCTGGCGTTGGCGCTGGAAAGGTCGTCATAGTCCTCGACGTCAACGACATCGACAAGGTCAAGGAGGGCGACGTTCTCGTAACGACGATGACCAATCCGGACATGGTTCCGGCAATGAAGAGGGCTTCTGCTATCGTTACTGACGAGGGTGGAAGAACCTGCCACGCGGCCATCGTTGGAAGGGAGCTCGGTATCCCGACAGTCGTTGGCACCAAGGAGGCCACTAAGAAGCTCAAGGACGGCATGCTCATCACCGTTGACGGAACCAGGGGTGTTGTCTACAAGGGGATAGTGAAGAGCCTCGTTAAGGAGGAAAAGGAGAAGGCAGAGAGCAAGGTCGTCGTTGCCGGTGCCCCGCTCATAACCGCGACCGAGGTCAAGGTCAACGTCTCGATGCCCGAAGTTGCCGAGCGCGCAGCTGCCACCGGCGCCGACGGTGTTGGACTCCTCCGTGCTGAGCACATGATACTCGGCATAGGCGCCCATCCGGTCAAGTTCATTAAGGAGGGCAGGGAGGAGGAGCTCGTCGAGAAGCTCGTCGAGGGCATCAGGAAGGTTGTCGAGGCCTTCTACCCGAGGCGCGTCTGGTACAGGACCCTTGACGCCCCGACCAACGAGTTCCGCGAGCTTCCGGGCGGAGAGGACGAACCAGTTGAGAGGAACCCGATGCTTGGCTGGCGCGGAATCAGGCGCGGTCTTGACCAGCCAGAGCTCCTCAGGGCCGAGTTCAAGGCCATCAAAAGGCTCGTCGATGAGGGCTACGACAACATCGGTGTCATGCTCCCGCTCGTCAGCTACCCGGAGCAGGTCAGACAGGCCAAGGAAATCGCCCTCAGCGTTGGTCTCATCCCGCACAAGGACGTTGAGTGGGGCGTCATGATTGAGACCCCAGCCAGCGCCCTTATCATCGAGGACCTCATCAAGGAGGGCCTTGACTTCGTCAGCTTCGGCACCAACGACCTCACCCAGTACACCCTCGCCATCGACAGGGACAACGAGCGCGTCTTCAAGCTCTACGACGAGAAGCACCCGGCCGTTCTCAAGCTCATCGAGAACGTCATTAAGACCTGCAAGAAGTACGGCGTCGAGACCAGCATCTGCGGCCAGGCAGGAAGCGACCCGAAGATGGTCAAGCTCCTCGTCAGGATGGGAATCGACAGCATCAGCGCCAACCCGGATGCCGTCGAGCTCGTCAGGAAGACCGTCTACCGCGAAGAACAGAGGATGATGCTCGAGGCCGCCAGGAAGGCCCTTGAGTGA
- a CDS encoding MATE family efflux transporter — MNGEKVEAMREQIVSGPIVKTLILLAYPLIVNRLVQVLYNLTDTFWLGKLGMEQLAAPGTAWPLVWFFMSIGMGFATAGFAFVSQYIGAREYERANRAAGALYSLMMLFAIGVGLFGVISAPYLLAFMNVSNTVYPYALSYTRVIFAGIPFSFTLFAFNFLLRAIGDTKTPVKINVGTVLLNLVLDPLFIFGLGPFPRLGVTGAAVATMLSNSIGSIIGGYLLFKGRVGIHLDLETLKPDRHFYGKIFRVGIPSSVGSSTTALGFIILARIIFTLGGEFGNAAVAFATYSITNRLTNFMFAFSDGISMAMGTMVGQTIGAKLYDRAKVIAERTMAINFAILGAGTLIFILFRVPIFRFFINNQAIIAESAKVVKYFAASLPFFGIFDAVNSTFQSAGHTKKSMVIGMVRLWGIRLPLSYGLGFFMRGTAGIWLGMGLSNFLGAVIALAWFLRGSWMKRIIERH; from the coding sequence ATGAACGGTGAGAAAGTTGAAGCAATGCGTGAGCAGATAGTGAGCGGCCCCATTGTTAAAACGCTCATCCTGTTAGCCTACCCTCTAATCGTCAACAGGCTCGTTCAGGTCCTATACAATCTCACCGACACATTCTGGCTGGGCAAGCTCGGCATGGAGCAGCTGGCCGCACCAGGAACCGCCTGGCCCCTCGTCTGGTTCTTCATGAGCATAGGTATGGGGTTTGCCACCGCTGGCTTCGCCTTCGTAAGCCAGTACATCGGGGCGAGGGAATATGAGAGAGCCAACCGTGCGGCAGGGGCGCTTTACTCGCTCATGATGCTCTTTGCGATAGGCGTCGGGCTTTTCGGGGTCATCTCGGCGCCTTATCTCTTGGCCTTCATGAATGTGAGCAACACCGTTTATCCCTACGCCCTCAGCTACACGAGGGTTATCTTTGCCGGGATTCCTTTCTCATTCACGCTCTTTGCCTTTAACTTCCTCCTCAGGGCCATAGGGGACACAAAAACTCCCGTTAAGATAAACGTCGGCACAGTTCTCCTCAACCTTGTTCTAGACCCCCTCTTCATCTTCGGTTTGGGCCCCTTTCCGAGGCTTGGGGTTACTGGAGCGGCCGTTGCAACGATGCTCTCGAATAGTATCGGCTCGATTATCGGTGGCTACCTCCTGTTTAAAGGCAGGGTAGGAATCCATCTAGACCTCGAGACCCTAAAACCGGACAGGCACTTCTACGGCAAGATTTTCAGGGTTGGAATCCCGTCGAGTGTTGGTTCTTCAACCACGGCCCTTGGTTTCATTATTCTAGCGAGGATAATCTTCACACTAGGCGGGGAGTTCGGGAACGCGGCCGTTGCCTTCGCAACGTACAGCATAACCAACAGGCTCACCAACTTCATGTTCGCCTTCTCCGACGGCATAAGCATGGCAATGGGAACCATGGTCGGCCAGACAATCGGCGCGAAGCTCTATGATAGGGCCAAGGTCATAGCGGAGAGAACCATGGCAATAAACTTCGCGATACTCGGTGCCGGAACGCTCATATTCATCCTCTTCCGCGTTCCTATCTTCAGGTTCTTTATCAACAATCAGGCGATAATAGCCGAGAGCGCCAAGGTTGTCAAGTACTTCGCGGCTTCGCTGCCCTTCTTCGGAATCTTTGATGCCGTAAACAGCACCTTCCAGAGCGCAGGCCACACCAAGAAGAGCATGGTAATCGGAATGGTCCGCCTCTGGGGAATAAGGCTACCCCTGAGCTACGGGCTGGGGTTTTTCATGAGGGGCACCGCAGGAATATGGCTTGGCATGGGGCTGAGCAATTTTCTTGGGGCGGTAATAGCGCTCGCATGGTTCCTCCGCGGAAGCTGGATGAAGAGGATCATCGAGAGGCATTAA
- a CDS encoding DUF2202 domain-containing protein, which produces MRKKILGIGFLVLALFGLVLGGVAAYRGAPGPNPEAEQLYQSSYADYYAPLSDEEASDLLYMVEEEKLARDVYLTLYNETGLTVFERIAQSEQSHMDAVLSLIEKYNLTAPSTLDQVGVFENSELQALYDQLIGQGSQSTVDALKVGALIEEIDIKDLGGWIANTDNEDIKQVYSNLMAGSENHLRAFVRNLESQGVEYTAQVLPQEQVDKILAGGTGHSGHGKMMAGENHSHMKGKDGDRMAKEQGGKMDGRMKGNGHEKGTHEHGKSGSGAGNRLMRGHGSGDCPMQGEGA; this is translated from the coding sequence ATGAGAAAGAAAATATTGGGAATTGGTTTCCTGGTGCTAGCTCTATTCGGGCTGGTGCTGGGGGGAGTAGCAGCCTACAGGGGTGCACCCGGTCCGAACCCAGAAGCAGAGCAGCTTTACCAGAGTAGCTATGCCGACTACTACGCACCGCTGAGCGACGAGGAGGCCAGTGACCTGCTCTACATGGTCGAGGAGGAGAAGCTGGCGAGGGACGTCTATCTAACGCTCTACAACGAAACTGGATTGACGGTCTTTGAGAGGATAGCCCAAAGCGAGCAGAGCCACATGGACGCCGTGCTGTCGCTGATCGAAAAGTACAACCTGACCGCACCGAGCACGCTTGACCAGGTCGGCGTCTTTGAGAACTCAGAGCTCCAGGCTCTCTACGACCAGCTGATCGGGCAGGGAAGCCAGAGCACCGTTGATGCACTCAAAGTCGGGGCACTCATAGAGGAAATCGACATCAAGGACCTTGGGGGGTGGATCGCCAACACCGACAACGAGGACATCAAGCAGGTTTACAGCAACCTCATGGCCGGAAGCGAGAACCACCTCAGGGCCTTCGTGAGGAACCTTGAGTCACAGGGTGTTGAGTACACCGCCCAGGTGCTTCCGCAGGAGCAGGTTGACAAAATACTGGCCGGAGGGACTGGCCACAGCGGACACGGGAAGATGATGGCAGGAGAAAATCACAGCCACATGAAAGGCAAGGACGGTGACAGGATGGCAAAGGAACAGGGAGGAAAAATGGATGGAAGGATGAAGGGCAACGGACACGAGAAAGGCACCCACGAACATGGAAAAAGCGGCAGCGGTGCAGGGAACAGGCTCATGAGAGGACACGGTAGCGGGGACTGTCCCATGCAGGGAGAAGGGGCCTGA
- a CDS encoding DUF4405 domain-containing protein, which produces MRVPRWFKPTLDMLLLFDFIIEALSGIALYLAPSGRIAREELWTFMGLGKEAWEGLHIYFGFAMVALVALHLFVNFGPMLCMLRNIVTNRKERKVNWRNIAAIMALSVLFVGGGIIYALLGR; this is translated from the coding sequence ATGAGAGTCCCGAGATGGTTTAAACCAACCCTCGACATGCTACTGCTCTTTGATTTTATCATCGAAGCCCTTTCAGGGATAGCCCTGTACCTCGCCCCAAGCGGGAGGATTGCGAGGGAGGAGCTCTGGACTTTCATGGGCCTCGGCAAAGAGGCATGGGAAGGGCTCCACATATACTTTGGCTTCGCCATGGTCGCGCTGGTGGCGCTCCACCTGTTCGTCAACTTCGGCCCGATGCTGTGCATGCTGAGGAACATCGTCACCAACAGAAAGGAGCGGAAGGTAAACTGGAGAAACATAGCTGCCATAATGGCTCTCTCGGTGCTCTTCGTTGGTGGAGGAATAATCTACGCCTTGCTGGGGAGATGA
- a CDS encoding winged helix-turn-helix domain-containing protein, whose translation MVRSIEELVTLGEALGNPVRIRILRLLCQKEWYVYELAKELGISRQLLYLHLKKLEKAGLVESELRLEPDDPRAKKYYRAKQFKVVIDNETIKSLEE comes from the coding sequence ATGGTGCGGAGCATTGAGGAACTCGTGACCCTCGGAGAGGCCCTTGGTAATCCCGTGAGGATCAGAATACTTAGACTCCTCTGCCAGAAGGAGTGGTACGTCTACGAGCTGGCCAAGGAGCTGGGCATCTCAAGGCAGCTCCTTTACCTCCACCTTAAAAAGCTCGAAAAGGCCGGCCTTGTCGAGAGCGAGCTACGCCTTGAGCCCGACGACCCGAGGGCCAAGAAGTACTACCGCGCAAAGCAGTTTAAAGTGGTTATAGACAACGAAACGATAAAGAGCCTGGAGGAATGA
- a CDS encoding MATE family efflux transporter, with product MERGKIQAMRQEILNGPIERTLLRLAYPLIVSNLVQVVYNITDTFWLGKLGRGALAAPGTSWPIIGTLMALGMGFATAGFAFVGQYIGAGNYERANRSAGALYSLMLFFSTVTALISLVILPYALHFMKVTPNVYPYAKAYATVVFAGVPFSFTFMAFSALMRASGDTKTPVKISMLTVAINIVLDPLLIFGVGPFPEWGVAGAAIATVLSNATGALIGAWLLTSGKAGLHLTRETLKPDMEFYSRIFRVGLPSAVGQSANSFGFVVLTRIIYGYGDVTYAAYIITTRLVNFITSIARGVSMAMGTMISQNIGAERYERAKRISERAMVINFLIASSAILIIGIFRVPVFKVFLDDPNVIAQSEYVLKYFLISVPFFNGIFVVVTRTFSSAGHTKKSMVLSMLRLWGFRIPLSYVFGYVAAVTVFGLRVPLAELFGMSPKGVFFGMGMSNFLAAIVAFLWFSRGTWMKRIIEEDVRKGP from the coding sequence ATGGAGCGCGGAAAGATTCAGGCGATGAGGCAGGAGATACTCAACGGTCCCATAGAGAGAACCCTCCTCCGGTTAGCTTATCCCCTAATCGTCAGCAACCTCGTTCAGGTCGTTTACAACATAACGGACACATTCTGGCTCGGAAAGCTTGGAAGGGGGGCACTGGCCGCTCCAGGAACGAGCTGGCCGATAATAGGAACCCTAATGGCTCTCGGCATGGGGTTCGCTACAGCTGGCTTCGCCTTCGTGGGGCAGTACATCGGGGCGGGAAACTACGAGAGGGCCAACCGCTCTGCTGGAGCCCTCTACTCCCTGATGCTCTTCTTCTCAACTGTTACTGCCCTAATAAGCCTCGTAATCCTTCCCTACGCGCTCCACTTTATGAAGGTGACCCCAAATGTCTACCCCTACGCTAAGGCCTACGCCACGGTCGTTTTCGCGGGCGTTCCCTTCTCCTTTACATTCATGGCCTTCTCGGCCCTCATGAGGGCTTCAGGGGATACAAAAACGCCCGTGAAGATAAGCATGCTCACAGTGGCTATAAACATAGTGCTCGACCCGCTTCTAATCTTCGGTGTTGGGCCCTTCCCCGAATGGGGTGTTGCCGGAGCGGCTATAGCGACGGTCCTCTCAAACGCCACTGGAGCCCTGATAGGCGCCTGGCTCTTAACGAGCGGAAAGGCAGGCCTGCATCTCACGAGGGAGACCCTCAAGCCCGATATGGAGTTCTACTCAAGGATTTTCCGCGTTGGCCTTCCATCAGCCGTTGGCCAGTCCGCCAACAGCTTCGGCTTTGTTGTTCTGACAAGGATTATCTATGGATACGGAGATGTGACCTACGCGGCATATATCATCACCACCCGCCTCGTGAACTTCATAACGAGCATAGCTCGCGGTGTCAGTATGGCGATGGGGACGATGATATCCCAGAACATCGGAGCGGAGAGATACGAAAGGGCCAAGAGAATATCGGAGAGAGCCATGGTTATCAACTTCCTCATAGCCTCTTCGGCGATCCTGATAATCGGAATCTTCAGGGTTCCCGTCTTCAAGGTCTTCCTCGATGATCCCAATGTCATAGCCCAGAGTGAGTACGTCCTCAAGTACTTCCTGATATCCGTCCCGTTCTTCAACGGAATCTTCGTCGTCGTGACGAGGACGTTCAGCTCGGCAGGACACACCAAGAAGAGCATGGTTCTCAGCATGCTCCGCCTCTGGGGCTTCAGGATACCCCTGAGCTACGTATTCGGATACGTCGCGGCTGTGACGGTTTTCGGGCTTAGAGTTCCGCTCGCGGAGCTCTTCGGGATGAGCCCCAAGGGTGTGTTCTTCGGAATGGGCATGAGCAACTTTCTGGCGGCGATAGTGGCCTTTCTCTGGTTCAGCAGGGGGACGTGGATGAAAAGGATAATAGAAGAAGACGTCAGGAAAGGGCCTTAA